The following proteins are encoded in a genomic region of Diadema setosum chromosome 10, eeDiaSeto1, whole genome shotgun sequence:
- the LOC140234033 gene encoding IQ motif and ankyrin repeat domain-containing protein 1-like encodes MPPKAAGAKKPAAAAKTTKTAPAKAKAAPGKASASKAAPGAAKKTDSKDVTSKLANLSTEDSPKPAVVEIELKDLATVLKDDDGTMKSSKKWPLVVDPSGRASVFLRYQGGNYVDTHSPDSMQPSSLRRVLLGALRYGTQCILDFGDTDMLNIIKDRLEEIHKGLAADILDKSIIEKFAYLIHESDGPDYEESKFGPLITAAFEFIILSKLEASPEQLQQFYVIKIKD; translated from the exons ATGCCTCCGAAAGCCGCAGGAGCGAAGAAACCAGCGGCAGCAGCAAAAACTACGAAGACAGCTCCCGCGAAGGCGAAGGCAGCGCCCGGTAAAGCATCGGCAAGCAAAGCTGCTCCAGGGGCTGCCAAGAAGACAGATTCGAAAG ACGTGACTTCGAAGCTCGCGAACCTGTCCACGGAAGACTCTCCAAAACCCGCCGTCGTTGAAATCGAGCTGAAAGACCTGGCCACCGTCCTGAAGGACGACGACGGGACGATGAAATCTTCGAAGAAGTGGCCGCTGGTGGTCGACCCGTCGGGGAGGGCGTCGGTCTTCTTACGCTACCAGGGAGGGAACTACGTCGACACTCACAGCCCAGATAGCATGCAGCCTTCATCTCTGCGTCGGGTACTCCTGGGAGCGCTCAG ATACGGAACACAATGCATTCTCGACTTTGGAGATACGGACATGCTGAACATAATAAAGGACAGGCTGGAGGAAATCCACAAAGGCCTCGCCGCTGATATTCTGGACAAATCAATCATCGAAAA ATTTGCCTATCTGATCCACGAGTCTGACGGGCCAGACTACGAGGAGTCAAAGTTTGGACCTCTTATCACAGCCGCCTTCGAATTCATCATCCTCTCCAAACTTGAGGCCAGTCctgaacaactccaacagtttTACGTCATCAAGATCAAGGACTAG